The genomic DNA CAAAAAAGATCTGGAAACGTTTCGCTAAATCTTTCTTCTAAAGTCTATTGAAAACCGGTAggaaatatcttcttcttcttcttcttctagggcactacaacctcgagaggtctcggcctgccatttctggctttctgtgacttgattttacccgtagcaaagtagtcagccctacgtacgaggaggcggtctggatgggtttTAAAACCcgtgtcctgccgtgtgaagaccggcgccgttattgaGATGGCgaccggaccgcccctataTAAGAAAGGCGGTAGGAAATATAAGAACATTAAAGTGGTTACAATCACCCTAAGATTTAAACATATAAAGCAATCCTCCATCCCGTATACAACAAAACTGACATTTTCGGCCCACTTGAGCACCGATTTTGGATCAtcgttttgttcgttttttttttcaattcaagAAAAGAAATGGTGGATAATTTTCCAGCTCATAAAACCATGATCGATCGTCTCTTTTTTCACGATAAACCGTCCTGACGTCAGACGCGCATCGATGACGACATCCACTGATGACAATACACACGATTGGCCGGTGCCAATCCACAGCTCGTACAATCAATAAAGCTCAAGTGCACATGGCCATCTGCCAGACATTCTAGtgtgtttccctttcgataAGATTACACCCGAAATTCACGTGCCCTGTAGCAAAATCGCATTTGGCATGACATCATCCGACAGATCTCATCGTTGGTGGCCCGGTTCCGGTTTTTTGCCAGTCATCGTGTCCACAATGTAGGATGGATATACCATATCACCATTCGCCTCTTCCGCAGTGCACAGCGTTGCCATGGGAATAGCTTCAACCGCTACAAACCGTCCGACTGCGCTGATCTAGCAAATTCCTCGCTCGTTCAGATTGGCCTTGAACCGGAAGCGATACAGATACAACATTCCAATCCAGCTTGGTGGTGTGTAAATATTTACAGCACAACAAAATGTGAAATCAATCCGGTCAGCCGGCGGTGCTCGTATTGCAATAATGTACATTGGGGGGTTTCCTTACCTCATCGGTCGGCTTCTGGCCGGCCTTCTTGCGCAATTCGCTCACATTCAGCACGTTGCCGGTACTGACGATCACGCTGGTATCCTTCAACAAGTGCGACAacatgttgctgctggtgcccGGGCTCTGTTGCCTTTGTTTATCCTTTCCGCAGTTGGGAGCGTTTATTTTCCCGGAACCCGACGCGCTTTTCCTCCTTATCGGACGGTGGTTTCAATTGTGTGGTTTCGTTGTACACCTTCTTTCCCAGCTGGAACACCAGAAACAAAACCGATCAGACGGAGACGGGACGGGAATTAATCAATCATTGATTTGCTGCACGGCACGAAACACAGTTGGCCTTGACCGATGATGGTGATCATGGCTACAcgaacaaacgcacacacacacacacacacaccagccaAACAGCTGTCAGAATAGCttgcacacaccacacacacacgtacacgcacaACCGTAAAGAAACACAACCTTGTAATGTACAGAACAATGTTTACCGCGCGATTACCGATTGTGGTGGAATAATGGTAGATGACGACAAATTCTTATCGCAATTGGGACGTGCAAGCACTGCCGAATTTTGcctccggtttttttttcaatctatCGCTCTTGGGATGGTCCAGTAGCTTTCCCGCACTAATGTAACCCTCTGCACGGTGGAAGAAAATCGCCTACTACACTCCGACCGCAATGAAAGTTAGCTATGTACTACAGCGAACTTCGCTGCTTACACGGTTTTATTTAGCCatcacaccaacaccaaccaacTGCCGAGTGCTGCCTGATTGCGTACTCGGTAAACCCGGAGACGCTCGGTGTGCGTTTGTGGTCACGCAAAGCGATGTTCGGCCGTCGAATGTTATCAGTACGGTGGTGTTCTACATTAAAGcgattaaattatttcatttttaagtACACAAAAAGGGacttttctttactttttacTGCGAACTTAGATAAGATGGCACTAAATTGCTTGCACTGAACTGCACTAAAAAATTGTCTGGAAATTGCCTTAACTTGTGTTCGGTTTCTTTAATTCAAAGAGATGAGCGTTATTTGTACTTATTGTGAAATAATTCCATCCGTGAATCACATACCACGATTTGATTTCAACACATTCCAGGAATTTAGAtgacttttgttttctgttccaCGATGAGATGGCAAGAATTTCGACACAGCTCGAGTGACAAACCACGTGATTCTTTATCGTGTAGTTCTGATTCGATTCATATTCAACTATTTTGCCAGGATTTTTTTGGTAATCGTCGAGGAGAATCCTTGATACTTGTTGAAACCGCACAAGCTGTTGAAACAAACTACATGCGTGAATATTCTATGCTGATCCGGCGCACGAAAGGGTTAGCTATATGGGCGGCAACGAGGCCCGCACAGCTCGTACGGGatataaacaaatcaaacagcaCACAGCCACGCAAACGCACCGCACACAATCAGTAAAACATACTGCACAACGATTAAGCGACAGAAAACCCCGCTTTACCTTGAATTAAAATTGAGGTAGGATTCGTTGTACACTTCTTGTAATGGAAAACTTAGCGGAAACCACGTCCTACGCGGCCCGACTGCTGGCCGATGTTATtatgaagaaggaaaacaaaaaaacatacgcTGCCATGCCGAACTGTCAAAGCTGTCAGATGGAAGCGGTCGTTCCCCACAGTGGTCGGTCCTAACGGTCatcattaatttttatcaCAAAACCCGAAAATTCGTTCAATTCAAACTGAACGAACGTTCGTTCATTTGGTACCGAGCGCGCCTTCCcgaattttgtttgttgccccaTCACAGAACTGAAACCGTTCGTTGGCAACTGTGGCTACTCATTGCGCTGTGAGCTGATCGGGAAAAATCTGGCCTCCAATATAGTTCTCAGTAGGCAATGGGCAAACAGTTGATGTTTGTCACTTTGTAGATCAGTTTTCCAAGCGTGTCTGTGCCAGTAATTTGCCAATAACGCTCCAATTCGAAGAAAACGATCGACGGACAGGACTGGAAGGTTTGGTGACACAGGTGCCGAGTTCATTGCGGGTGATCAGAAAGTACAATGGCGACAAACAACGTTAAGCTGCCGGATTTGATCCACAAATGGATCGAGGTGCAGAAAAAGGTTACCGAATTGGAACGAACAAAGGTTAGTAAACTACAAATCATGCTTAACTAGCTTTTTCTTGCGCTTTTGCACACAAATTTTGCTCAACAATGGCACCGCCCTCTGTTGGCAGAGAGCGGTCGGACAGCGCACGCTAGTTAGTATTCCACCCGGTACAGTGATGCCCAAAAAAGGGACATCATCGCACCCGGGCGCGTTTCGATAATTATTCATAGCGCATTCGTTTGCCTGCCTTTTTAGCCACTCGATATTGACGCAATCAACCTGACACTGTTGCTGAAATCGATGGGCCTGCGGTTGCAGTATCTGGACTTTGAGACGGAAAAAAGCAACACCGACAATCTGACGATCACCGTCAAATGCAACCGATCCGGCATGAGGGCGGAGCTGAGCTACGAGCTGCTGCGCTGTAGCTGCCCGGAAAAGTCCGACCGGGAAAGCTCGTTCTGGGAGGTGCAAGGAACGGGACCGACGGTGTTTTCCAAGTTTAAGAATAATGCTTCCTCGAACCTGCTGCCGGACGTGTCGGAAAGCTGTGCACTCGTGTCGAAAGCGATGCTCTCGAATCTGTTGGACTTTTACGAGGCCAGCATTCGGGAGGTGAAGGAAGGCAAGGAGCAGGCAATGTTACACTCACCGCTGAAATCACCCCGACCGAAGGTGAGCGTCATAAGTCCGGGATTGACGATGAAGAAGCCTTTTTCGACACCACCGGCCGAAGGGAAATGCTCATTGCGTATCGACGTGGCGGCGGCACCGGGTGCAAGCGATGCACCGGAGGAACAGATTATCAAAGGAGAAGACCCTGGAAAGGATGAAACAATTCCGAACAGTTCACCGATGCTTGCTCGTCAAGGTATCGGGAATGAAACGAAATCCAATACATCCTCCGAGAGTGTgggaataaacaacaaaacgcacGAGCTGCCGAATTCTGAGTATCCCGTAAACAAACCGGTGATCGATGCCGTCCTAAGCCCTGCGCATACCAGCGTAGCAGACGAAAATGCGTACGAAGCTATGAAAACGCTCGTCACCTCCAGCCCAAATGAGAAACCCGTCGATACGGCGGTCAACACCCAGCACGATCGTGATCTGAACGTGATTAGCTATCTGCAGGAAGCACGCATCCAGATCGATATGGCTCTAATGCTGATGAAAGTCAATACCGCGCAGGATGTTACGGACGGGTTCGTAGGCCCTATCACACCCCAGCATGCAACGGCCATTTCGCGAAAATCGCTCGTTTCCACCCCAAGATTTGCGCCACCCCGTTCCAACTCGTTGCTAAGCATCGAACGAAGGCGTCCGACGAGTGGAGGTGATGTTGGGGCTGTGAAGAAAACAACCTCCGCATCCTCGCTACAGTCCACCTCTCGATTGTCGATCGGAAGTGTTGCAGGACGAGCTGACACGCCGAGACCGTCCGTGGCGCAAGTAAAATCGGTTGCTGCACTACGGAAACCCGGTGGCATGAGACCGCCAGGTACACCCCAAGCACAGCAGCCATCGGTTGGTTTGAAGAAACCACCCACCACTGGTTCTATTGCATTGCTGTCCGGCCAAAGAAAATTGTTGCCTCCGAGCGGCACTCCTCCATCGATCGGAAGAAATATTCTCAAACCGGCGGCAGCTGGTGGCCGTCTGCCGTCCGGGAGCGGCCTCATTCAACGATCATCGAGTGCGTCGCATATAAGCAAAAAATAGACCAATCGTTAATGTATGCTTCAACTAATCATCATCTAATCGTACGCAGGGCGCATAGCTTGTTTatattgcatgaaaaatcgTATGAAAATGGTTGCTTTTCGATTGTGCCAaatatattgttttgttttgtccaaAGAAAAGGTCTACTGGAGTCAAGATTTACGTTTTTTTATAGAAGATTGTGTAATCGAATTGAATTTTACATGGtaattaacagcattttatccCGTTTGCGTAATTTGTGATTTTAACGGTCGAAATTTAAAACATGGCACAGTGGgatacttttattttattttttggttttgtgcaCAATGTGCGCCCACCCTGTTTTCTTCAGCTGTCAATCTTGTTTACAGCAAAACAAGCGGAAAAACGTTCCGGTAGCGACTGAAGCAACCATTGTCTGAAACCACGCTACTTTTCCCGCAGAAAACGAACGACACCGATCAGCTAGAAAATGCCGAAAAACAAGAAAGTGCAAGAATCGACCGATTCCGACACTAGCTTTGAAGATGTAAGTACCATGCGCACCTAGAATGAGCAGAAGTTGGTTATTCTATCTTCCTCCCGCCCTTTTTGCTTGTAGCGCACACCGGCAAAGCAAGCCAAGAAGACCGAGAAACGCTCCGATTCCGGCCAGAAGGATGAGGGCGGCTTCGAGCTGGACAAAAATCGCAAAGTGTCGGTGTCCGAATTTAAAGGCAAGGTGTACGTTGGCATACGCGAGTATTACGAAAAGGATGGTAAAACGCTGCCCTCCAAGAAAGGTATTAGCCTCACGGTGCCACAATGGAAGAAGCTGCTCGAACAGGCCGATGCCATCAATGAGGAGATAAAAAAGTTCTAAGCTCAGCTCGGTCGCCGGACGCCGGGGGCAGTTCCGGTTATTcctgtttgcatttttctcAAGCAGAAAAActcgccaccaccaaccacgTTGCGTACcttgttgttttgttaataaattaCTGATGTCCTGCACCGGTTTGTGCAGGTGTCGTATATTCATTTGCTTTACACATACATCCAGTACATCCTAATGTCTAATGAATAAGTTGTCAGCCTCCTGCCGGTCGAACGCAACGATCCCAAGGAATGAAATGTAATGCTCTGCGGGTCATCGATCGACTTTCTCCTGCTCCTAGCCATTTGCCTTACTAGATAGTCCACTTAGAGTACATTGCAACCAGTGCGCAGATAGTCAGTATAATAAGAAACGGTAGCCAGGTTTTGATGAATCCCCGCACACCGACGTACTTGCCTCTGAAAAACATCCAAAACGCCAGCACTACCATGTTCCAGTTGCTGTACTCTTTGTACCGCATCAGCGCCAGTGCCATTCCTACGTGCGAGTGGCAATTGTCGCAGAACAGGTTGTGCATCCGTGCGCCGTACGTAGCCGACGCCTTGACTACCGATTCGTCCCAGTTCTGGGAACCTCCGAACGCGTGTGCCGGATGCAGGCGCAAGTAACGCGTGGGCCGCCCGAAGCCCATATTGTCCTCCGACACGAAGTACGGTCCGGCAAAGTCGCGTATCACGCCGTTCGACATGGCGATACCCATGTGGCCGATGAACGGAAAAAACCAGGTCAGCACCGGAATCGGTGTCCAGACGATGCAGTAAGGATATTTGTCGTCGACAAAGTTGATCGGGGGCAGTCCCATCTCGGTAGAGTTGCGCGATAAATCTTCGGATGTATCGCTATGCAGGGACATGTTACAATACGCTCACTGGTATACACTGGAAGCAAAACGAGTTAGTAAAAGAATACGGTTACTTGAAGAAGGTAAAATCGCTGTCAAATGATTGTAATTTACCTTTCTATTGAAGAAATAAAACTTTCTTGTAAAgaatataaaaatgaaattttttgttgaacaaaaaattgttttgttatgaTTTTGGTTGACTGCTTTGACGTTTCATCGAAAACGGTTTATCGTAGCGAGTTGGCGGCTTGTCTCAGGTTGtcataattaaattcaaatcgaTTCGGTCGCCAATCGAATCGGGGattcgaaaaaaatatttttttaacttttctaCACTTTATGTAGATCTGTAGCTGCTTGTGTATTTATGGTCTAATGCTGGTTAAATTGTATATACTTCTAATAAGAAAATGCTTTTTTATCATGACTCATGCTCTTGCTGTAGAGCTGCCAGCCATCGATGCACGCACAATCAAGTCATGATTTGCATACTAATCAGAACCGTTGCTTTTCGGTGGGAGTAATTTATTACTTCACCTACTCGAGCTGCATATCCCCCGCGCACAAAAAGTCTCTCGGGGTGGTGACGAATATTTTGATGAATTATCAATTCTTCACCATCGAAAAGGACACGTTTGGCAGATATGACACGGCGCGGAGGTCAAGTTCTCCTAGCGCATTTTAAGTGCACCGCCACCATCTCGCACCGGtaagaaggaaataaaaccTTCAGAAGAGCACGCACGTGTCGTTACCATCGCTGGATGTCTAGTGCACACCGCTGGAAAGGATTTTTGTAGCACCAAAAAGTCCCGCGCAAAGGTTGTTTCATTGCACGATGCGTGGAATTTGTTATTACACATCCATTACAACCGCGACGGATTCTTACGCCGATGATCTATATGCGAAGTTGGTAATATTGGCGGCTGCATTGTTTGGATGGAGCAGGCAAGCAGCATGCATACATTAGGCTTTATTGCGTTAGCTGTCCATGGGTTGTAAGTCGTCCAGAAGGCGCTATCGACGTCCTCTTCAGACGCACGCAGGGGCACCCAAGGTGCATATTAATCAGGAAGATTGATTTGCCCGCCTACGCGTTTCAGCAAGCAGCAAGCTTTCGGTTCTTCCGAATGACTTTGACGCCGTTGCACACTGACCTACCTCGCGATGGGTTGCCTATTAATGAGATTTCAAAATATAAAAGTCTAGTTATTGTTCAGAATCGCCATCAGTCTTCACTGGATCGTAAGAGAGTAAGACAACCCGAACAGCGGAATGCATCGTTACGTCGCACTGGTAGCATTCCTCGCGGTCGCCGTGACTGCTAAGGCACAGTATCCTGCAGCCGGATGGCGTCCGGAAGGAGCTCAATTTCGTCTGCCGACGGAGTACGGTGCACCCTTGCTGTTGCTTCAACCCCAGCCGCAGCGTGTGAACGTTCAAATCACGCGTGAAAACGTACAATTCGCTGGACGTCAAATAGCTCAGGAACAGGTAACCACTACCGCTGAACCCGTAACGCAATCGACCCCAGCCACATCATCCACAACTGAACAGGTAAATTGGCAGGCTTGATCAATCTTCAAATACGAGCCACTGTTTATCTTGAAATACCACTGCAATCGACAGGCGGAACAGGATCCACTCAATGTGCAAGGACTACCATCCGACCAGCGAAAGGACTTCCAGCAGCGTGCAAATCTTCGTGAGCAAAAGGTGAACCGACCGTTGCCCGCCAACTTTGCCCAACGTCCACTGTTCCCAGTCAGTGGACAGCTTCGTGCACTGCCCGCAGTACGTGGAAATGTATTCCAGCAACAGGTAGTTCAACCTCAGCCAGCCCCGGTTCAACCGCTAGCTGCGCCAGCAGAAACATACGGTCCACcggaccaggaagaagaaCCACAGCAGCCGGAGGAGCAGCCAGTAACGACCGAACAACCGCAAGTTCCACAAGACGAAAGCGACGATGATTACGATGAAGATGCTGGTCGTACGGTTGTAGCCGTGTCCAACTCGTTCTCGGGACAGTACTACATTCTGGCCCCCGACAACACGCTGCAGCGCGTCGTCTTTAGCACCATGGTTACGGATGAAGATCGCCAGGTAAATGGGTTTTCCGCCCAGCTGAAATACTCTCCGGTGGATCCCATTCGCGATCCGGTGTACACGTACGACGAGCAGGGTCAGTTGGTTCGAATCTACAAGAAGTGAGAAGGTTAGATGGATGAATTTTACGATCCCGCTTTTTTGTTGAATATTATCACGTTTTTTGGCCTCTTTAAACTTCATTATTTTCTGTttacaaataataaaacatgCAAACgttaaaattatgcaaatatcCAGTTGTTTACCGTTTTTGCACAATCGCCATCCTTTGGACTCGAGAACTATCACGCATAAACGCACCAACTGACGGTTCACCATCAAAACAACTTCGCGTgtttcgttgctgctgcttgccggCTGTCGAATAAAATTTTACCACCGTCGTTCAAGTGAAACATTCCGAACATGGAAGAAAAACAGGCGAAAAAAGTGCTTTCCGAGCAGGAACGGCTTGAATTGGCGGCCCAGCTGGATAGAGACCTGGATGCCTTCATCAGCTCGCTGGAGAAAAGGCGCTACACCGAAGGATGGCCCGAAGACCGCTGGGAGGAAGAGATGGCCAAGCATCCGTTTTTCATGCAAAAATCACCCGAACCGGGCGAACCACTGAGCCCACTGATGGAAGGACTGCAGCAGCTGAAGTACGATCCACAGGAAAACACGGAGCAAGAGCTGGCCGATACGTACAAAGAGGACGGCCGGTTCTACATGCAGCACCGCAAGTTCCGGATGGCCGTGCTGAGCTACACGGAAGCGCTCCGGTACAAGGTTGGCGATGCGGCGTACAAAGCGATCCTGTACAATAATCGTAGCGCCGCAAACTACTCGCTGAAAAACTACCGCACTTCCCTGCAAGACGCTCAGAAAGCGTTGGAGTTGAACCCCGACTACGACAAGCCCCGGTGGCGTGCGGCCCAGTGTGCCtcggcactcgatcggttcgatCTGTGCGTTGAGCTCTGCGACACAATACTGCAGCGTGATTCTACAAACAGTGCCGCGGTCGAGTTGCGAAAATCTTGCCTCGCGCGAAAAGCCGCACAGAATCGTGACAGCCGGAAGGAAGCTCGCCTGGAGCGGGAAAAGGAGCAGAAATGGGATCGGCTCGTGGCGGAGTTGCAGAAGCGGATGGTAAAGTTTGAGGAACCAAAAGCGCTGGACGATGAGCGTAAGCTGCGGCCACGTTTGGCACCGTTGGAAGACTTTATGGTATCGTGCGATGAAAATGGTGTCCTATCCTGGCCGGTAGTGTTTTGCTATCCAGAGTTTCAAACGACCgatttccagcagcagcttccgGAAACGACCAAGTACGTACGTTTACACCTGGTTAAGATTAGAGCAATAATATTCATTGTCtccttctttccttttttccccagaATGCAAGAAGTGCTGGAGCAACTGTTCGAGGAACCGCTCGAGTACGATAAGGCGGGTTTGTACCGGGCAAACAAAGTAAACGTTTACTATGAAAATAGGATTCTTGGCTTTCCCTACATCGTGGACAAGAATAAAACGATCCAGGAGATTGTAGCAGAACGGACGTTCCTCGTGTACCAGGGTACCCTTACGTTTTACATTGTGGTGAAGGGCTCCAAGCAGGAAGAATCGTTCGTGAATCAAACAAGGATACCACTTAAACTCAATCATTGGTGATAAGGGCAAAAGAGAGAAGCGGCACAAAAAGGTGAAATAAATTTCGGATATCGGATGTACGAACGAAACGCTGTCGCTTATTAGTGAATTACACATgatttttattcatatttttatgttgCAATATATAATATGCGTTTTAAAGgatttactctctctctctgaagAAACTCTTTTGTTCAGAAGTAACAAAAACGAATTAAAAATGTGGTAGCtctatttaaagaaaaaagaatgGTGGTTTCACATCAACGAGGAATAGACCAAATGGTAAATTGATGGCGGAAGGGGAAAAGGAATTTTGATGAGCCGCCGATACATGCTCGGACCGTAAGCTATAATACCATTCGAAAGCGAGGATGAAATTCtaggaaaaaaatgtgctgaaGAAAATGACTGCGCACTCTACTAAAATCAAGCTAGTTAGTGGCTTTCTCTCCTGGGATGATCAGAATGGCAAACGAAAGCATTTccgttcaaaaaaaaaaaaagaaatggacaaaataaattaaatcaaggTGTCGTCAATTTCCGCTCAGTTGCAGACAATGGCAAAAAGGAAACACGGACGTACGGCGGCTTTTGGGCTTGTATGATAGGCTCAACAATAAATCAGGAAGTGGTGGTTTGTATGAATTTTCACAGCATCGTGACGACGATCACCGCACTCACTACTCTCACGGGGGAGAGGGTGTGCGCACACATGCCTCCTCTTCTAACTCTCTCTTAACATCGTTGCTTGTCCTATCCAGTGGTGTGTTGTACGACGTTTCCAGGCACACCAACCAAGAAACGATCCAAACACGTGGTTGTGGcattacgtttttttttgtagaggGGAAAAACAATTGTATGATCTCCTGTTATCTCAGGCATCCCCCTCCTTTCTTGGGGTGTTATACCATCATCCACTTTGTGTAAGGTTTTccaggcttttttttcttctctctattGCTTTCACCGGTACAAAACCAAACCGAGTCTTAAGTTCTCTAGTCGTTTTGTGTGTATAATTTAGAGCTGCTATTGGAAGTGATACTTTTCCGCACATTGGTTTGGTAGCTTTGAGGGGGTTTTGAGGATATAATTCGAGATAAATCTCGGCTTCTTGGGTGGTTGCTGGATTGaaggtgtgttgtgtgttttcctCTTGAGACTTCATACACTcattccatacacacattaacGGGCGAATGGTGTGCTTCGCTCTTGTCGTGAATTGTTGCTCAAAAAGGGCAGCAGAAAAAATACTACAAAATTACCAACAACGAATTGCCTTTCCACCTCtgcctctcacacacacacgctttgcGCCCTAAATTCCACTACAACGGCCCTCTAGCTGTTTCTAGACATTACACTCTCCTGAGGCGCCTGAGACACTCTCAGCTTCCTATATTGGGGTTTCTGGACA from Anopheles stephensi strain Indian chromosome 2, UCI_ANSTEP_V1.0, whole genome shotgun sequence includes the following:
- the LOC118503938 gene encoding uncharacterized protein LOC118503938, encoding MATNNVKLPDLIHKWIEVQKKVTELERTKPLDIDAINLTLLLKSMGLRLQYLDFETEKSNTDNLTITVKCNRSGMRAELSYELLRCSCPEKSDRESSFWEVQGTGPTVFSKFKNNASSNLLPDVSESCALVSKAMLSNLLDFYEASIREVKEGKEQAMLHSPLKSPRPKVSVISPGLTMKKPFSTPPAEGKCSLRIDVAAAPGASDAPEEQIIKGEDPGKDETIPNSSPMLARQGIGNETKSNTSSESVGINNKTHELPNSEYPVNKPVIDAVLSPAHTSVADENAYEAMKTLVTSSPNEKPVDTAVNTQHDRDLNVISYLQEARIQIDMALMLMKVNTAQDVTDGFVGPITPQHATAISRKSLVSTPRFAPPRSNSLLSIERRRPTSGGDVGAVKKTTSASSLQSTSRLSIGSVAGRADTPRPSVAQVKSVAALRKPGGMRPPGTPQAQQPSVGLKKPPTTGSIALLSGQRKLLPPSGTPPSIGRNILKPAAAGGRLPSGSGLIQRSSSASHISKK
- the LOC118503951 gene encoding RNA polymerase II transcriptional coactivator, with product MPKNKKVQESTDSDTSFEDRTPAKQAKKTEKRSDSGQKDEGGFELDKNRKVSVSEFKGKVYVGIREYYEKDGKTLPSKKGISLTVPQWKKLLEQADAINEEIKKF
- the LOC118503949 gene encoding transmembrane protein 222, which codes for MSLHSDTSEDLSRNSTEMGLPPINFVDDKYPYCIVWTPIPVLTWFFPFIGHMGIAMSNGVIRDFAGPYFVSEDNMGFGRPTRYLRLHPAHAFGGSQNWDESVVKASATYGARMHNLFCDNCHSHVGMALALMRYKEYSNWNMVVLAFWMFFRGKYVGVRGFIKTWLPFLIILTICALVAMYSKWTI
- the LOC118503945 gene encoding transcription factor SPT20 homolog, which codes for MHRYVALVAFLAVAVTAKAQYPAAGWRPEGAQFRLPTEYGAPLLLLQPQPQRVNVQITRENVQFAGRQIAQEQVTTTAEPVTQSTPATSSTTEQAEQDPLNVQGLPSDQRKDFQQRANLREQKVNRPLPANFAQRPLFPVSGQLRALPAVRGNVFQQQVVQPQPAPVQPLAAPAETYGPPDQEEEPQQPEEQPVTTEQPQVPQDESDDDYDEDAGRTVVAVSNSFSGQYYILAPDNTLQRVVFSTMVTDEDRQVNGFSAQLKYSPVDPIRDPVYTYDEQGQLVRIYKK
- the LOC118503942 gene encoding DNA polymerase interacting tetratricopeptide repeat-containing, protein of 47 kDa translates to MEEKQAKKVLSEQERLELAAQLDRDLDAFISSLEKRRYTEGWPEDRWEEEMAKHPFFMQKSPEPGEPLSPLMEGLQQLKYDPQENTEQELADTYKEDGRFYMQHRKFRMAVLSYTEALRYKVGDAAYKAILYNNRSAANYSLKNYRTSLQDAQKALELNPDYDKPRWRAAQCASALDRFDLCVELCDTILQRDSTNSAAVELRKSCLARKAAQNRDSRKEARLEREKEQKWDRLVAELQKRMVKFEEPKALDDERKLRPRLAPLEDFMVSCDENGVLSWPVVFCYPEFQTTDFQQQLPETTKMQEVLEQLFEEPLEYDKAGLYRANKVNVYYENRILGFPYIVDKNKTIQEIVAERTFLVYQGTLTFYIVVKGSKQEESFVNQTRIPLKLNHW